A part of Carassius carassius chromosome 4, fCarCar2.1, whole genome shotgun sequence genomic DNA contains:
- the LOC132139638 gene encoding LIM domain transcription factor LMO4-B-like isoform X1: protein MVNSRVETSAVAVTGGSGGAVRSCAGCGGGISDRFLLFSMDRYWHTRCLKCSCCQAQLGEIGSTCFSKGGMILCRNDYIRLFGHSGACNACGQSIPASEMVMRAQGNVYHLKCFTCATCRNRLVPGDRFHYVNGTIFCEHDRPGGALLSSHLTPLQNNTLLPDQKVC from the exons ATGGTGAACAGCCGCGTGGAAACCTCCGCCGTTGCGGTAACAGGAGGTAGTGGCGGGGCAGTGCGCTCCTGTGCAGGCTGTGGAGGTGGGATCTCAGATCGCTTCCTGCTCTTCTCCATGGATCGGTACTGGCACACGCGCTGCCTCAAGTGCTCCTGCTGCCAGGCTCAGCTCGGAGAAATCGGCAGCACCTGCTTCAGCAAAGGAGGAATGATCCTCTGCAGGAACGATTACATCAG GTTGTTTGGTCACAGTGGAGCCTGCAATGCCTGTGGGCAGTCTATCCCTGCCAGTGAGATGGTGATGAGGGCCCAGGGTAACGTCTACCATCTAAAG TGTTTCACTTGTGCCACATGTCGAAATCGCTTGGTGCCTGGTGACCGATTCCACTATGTCAACGGCACCATCTTTTGTGAACATGACCGACCAGGTGGAGCTTTGCTCAGTAGTCACCTGACCCCCCTGCAGAACAACACCCTCCTACCTGACCAAAAG GTGTGTTGA
- the LOC132139638 gene encoding LIM domain transcription factor LMO4-B-like isoform X2, which translates to MVNSRVETSAVAVTGGSGGAVRSCAGCGGGISDRFLLFSMDRYWHTRCLKCSCCQAQLGEIGSTCFSKGGMILCRNDYIRLFGHSGACNACGQSIPASEMVMRAQGNVYHLKCFTCATCRNRLVPGDRFHYVNGTIFCEHDRPGGALLSSHLTPLQNNTLLPDQKV; encoded by the exons ATGGTGAACAGCCGCGTGGAAACCTCCGCCGTTGCGGTAACAGGAGGTAGTGGCGGGGCAGTGCGCTCCTGTGCAGGCTGTGGAGGTGGGATCTCAGATCGCTTCCTGCTCTTCTCCATGGATCGGTACTGGCACACGCGCTGCCTCAAGTGCTCCTGCTGCCAGGCTCAGCTCGGAGAAATCGGCAGCACCTGCTTCAGCAAAGGAGGAATGATCCTCTGCAGGAACGATTACATCAG GTTGTTTGGTCACAGTGGAGCCTGCAATGCCTGTGGGCAGTCTATCCCTGCCAGTGAGATGGTGATGAGGGCCCAGGGTAACGTCTACCATCTAAAG TGTTTCACTTGTGCCACATGTCGAAATCGCTTGGTGCCTGGTGACCGATTCCACTATGTCAACGGCACCATCTTTTGTGAACATGACCGACCAGGTGGAGCTTTGCTCAGTAGTCACCTGACCCCCCTGCAGAACAACACCCTCCTACCTGACCAAAAGGTATGA